In the Candidatus Electrothrix sp. GW3-4 genome, one interval contains:
- a CDS encoding glycosyltransferase family 1 protein: MNVAYFSNQFATNQGHGIARYARQLFKELNTYPDISITPVAAWSNHSDDKKKELIRQTGLRLMPWGRVGTSVSWTFLNWPPLERWMPEAIDVVHAVSLGYPISTNKPYVVTIHDLGPLTHPEFFSNTNPWVMKRCLQQAIRKADAFICVSQSSADELESYVDTQISERIHVVHEGIAPLFLEAPELTSINSLTEMPQPDIPYILTAGKISPRKNGARVIQAFSQLIDVIPHHLLLVGGDGWDMKEISNQIEGSEKLRKRIHLLGYVSDEQLHTLYSMASLYIHPSLYEGFGLPLLEAMASGCPVVTSNISSLPEIAGDAALLVDPYDVSAIAEAIHEVCTNKKLADQLRRYGRLRAKQFSWNACAEQITHIYRQVA, translated from the coding sequence ATGAATGTCGCCTACTTTTCTAATCAGTTTGCTACTAATCAAGGGCATGGCATAGCCCGATATGCGCGTCAGCTTTTTAAAGAATTAAACACCTACCCTGATATTTCTATCACACCGGTTGCCGCTTGGAGCAACCACTCAGACGATAAGAAAAAAGAATTAATCCGTCAGACCGGTCTCCGTTTGATGCCATGGGGACGAGTAGGTACATCAGTGAGCTGGACATTTCTCAACTGGCCACCTCTTGAACGCTGGATGCCTGAGGCAATTGACGTAGTCCATGCCGTATCCCTCGGGTATCCAATTTCGACAAATAAACCGTATGTCGTAACAATCCATGATCTTGGTCCTCTGACACATCCAGAATTTTTTTCCAATACTAATCCTTGGGTTATGAAACGCTGCTTACAGCAGGCTATTCGCAAAGCGGATGCCTTTATCTGTGTATCCCAAAGCAGTGCCGATGAATTGGAATCGTATGTCGATACTCAGATTTCAGAACGTATTCATGTCGTTCATGAGGGTATTGCACCTCTTTTTCTTGAAGCACCTGAGTTGACTAGCATCAATTCACTTACAGAAATGCCTCAGCCGGATATACCCTATATCCTTACGGCAGGAAAAATCAGCCCGCGCAAAAATGGTGCCCGTGTCATTCAGGCATTTTCACAATTGATTGACGTTATTCCACACCATTTACTTCTTGTTGGTGGAGATGGCTGGGATATGAAAGAAATTAGTAATCAAATAGAAGGGTCTGAAAAACTAAGAAAGCGTATTCATTTACTTGGCTATGTCTCAGATGAACAACTCCATACGTTGTATAGTATGGCTAGTCTCTACATTCACCCATCTCTCTACGAAGGATTTGGCCTCCCCCTACTTGAAGCTATGGCTTCAGGCTGTCCAGTGGTGACATCAAATATTTCATCGCTTCCTGAAATCGCCGGAGATGCGGCCTTGCTTGTAGACCCATATGATGTTTCTGCAATTGCTGAGGCGATTCACGAAGTGTGTACAAATAAAAAATTAGCTGACCAGCTAAGAAGATATGGCAGGCTAAGAGCAAAGCAGTTTTCTTGGAATGCGTGTGCTGAACAGATTACTCATATTTATCGGCAAGTAGCATAA
- a CDS encoding acyltransferase yields MSDSERFQNWKYPDIEDGVPTKFNWLVQNAPGLTLGYRTDIGAFTYINALFGVVIEKHVQIGSHCSIYSVSTIDDKQGKVVLEENCKLGSHSTVMPGVTIGKNAIVGAHSFVTSDIPANTIAVGVPAKVIREMRP; encoded by the coding sequence ATGTCAGATAGCGAACGATTTCAAAATTGGAAGTATCCAGATATTGAAGATGGCGTTCCAACAAAATTTAATTGGCTGGTCCAGAACGCACCTGGCTTAACGCTAGGATATCGTACTGATATTGGTGCATTTACATATATTAATGCCCTTTTTGGAGTCGTGATAGAGAAGCACGTGCAAATAGGGTCACATTGTTCAATATATTCTGTTTCTACAATTGACGATAAACAAGGCAAGGTTGTTTTAGAAGAAAATTGTAAACTGGGCTCTCATTCAACAGTAATGCCAGGAGTAACAATAGGTAAAAATGCTATTGTAGGCGCCCATAGCTTCGTTACTTCTGACATTCCAGCTAATACTATTGCCGTTGGCGTACCAGCTAAGGTTATTCGAGAGATGAGGCCATAA
- a CDS encoding DegT/DnrJ/EryC1/StrS family aminotransferase: MSPNKRIFLSPPHMGGQELDFVHQAFAANYIAPVGPQLDAFEQEFANTVGAKYAAAVASGTAALHLLLRYVGVGPADVVFCSTFTFVGSTNPILYQGATPVFIDSDFSSWNMDPVLLASELEQRAAQGCLPKSVVLVHLYGQPADIAPIKAACDKHGVILIEDAAEALGAQYKGKTPGTFGLAGFYSFNGNKIITTSGGGMIVSNDEALIHKVKFWATQARDNAAHYQHTEMGYNYRMSNVLAAIGRGQLRVLDERVQRKREIFAYYREQLGDLPGVRFMPEPDFARSSRWLTCLTIAPAQAGTNRDTVIQELEKHNIESRPTWKPMHLQPLYKGCEVAGGQVAEEIFHTGLCLPSGTSMNDKDLEQIVRIVRGCWNA; this comes from the coding sequence ATGAGTCCCAATAAACGAATATTTTTATCCCCCCCCCATATGGGCGGCCAAGAGTTGGATTTTGTCCACCAAGCATTTGCCGCCAACTACATCGCCCCGGTCGGTCCTCAACTCGACGCCTTTGAGCAGGAATTTGCCAACACCGTTGGAGCAAAGTACGCTGCCGCCGTTGCCTCCGGGACGGCTGCCCTGCACCTGCTGTTGCGCTATGTCGGGGTCGGACCGGCGGATGTCGTGTTCTGCTCCACCTTCACCTTTGTCGGCTCTACCAATCCCATCCTCTATCAGGGAGCCACACCTGTCTTTATTGATTCTGATTTTTCCAGCTGGAACATGGACCCGGTCCTGCTGGCCTCGGAGCTGGAACAGCGTGCAGCCCAAGGCTGTCTGCCCAAGTCGGTGGTGCTGGTCCATCTCTATGGCCAGCCCGCTGATATTGCCCCCATCAAAGCCGCCTGTGACAAACATGGCGTCATTCTGATTGAAGATGCCGCCGAGGCCCTCGGGGCGCAGTATAAAGGCAAGACTCCAGGCACCTTCGGCCTGGCCGGTTTTTATTCCTTTAACGGCAATAAGATCATCACCACCTCCGGCGGCGGCATGATTGTTTCCAACGATGAAGCATTGATCCACAAGGTGAAATTCTGGGCCACCCAGGCCAGAGATAATGCTGCCCATTATCAACATACTGAAATGGGCTATAACTACCGGATGAGCAATGTACTGGCCGCCATAGGCCGGGGCCAGCTCCGGGTGTTGGATGAGCGTGTACAGAGAAAGCGAGAAATCTTTGCCTATTATCGTGAACAGTTGGGCGATCTACCCGGAGTCCGTTTTATGCCGGAACCAGACTTTGCCCGCTCCAGCCGCTGGCTTACCTGCCTAACCATTGCCCCTGCCCAGGCAGGTACCAACCGAGACACCGTCATTCAGGAGCTGGAAAAACACAATATTGAATCACGCCCCACCTGGAAGCCCATGCACCTCCAGCCCCTGTACAAGGGATGCGAAGTTGCTGGCGGACAGGTTGCCGAAGAAATTTTCCACACTGGCCTTTGCCTGCCCTCCGGCACAAGTATGAACGATAAGGACCTGGAACAAATTGTCAGGATTGTTCGTGGATGCTGGAACGCGTAA
- a CDS encoding sugar transferase, producing the protein MTKRFFDLFLTLPGILCLSPLILLTALLVRARIGKPILFIQERPGLHGKPFRMYKFRTMTDERDTAGKLLPDGKRLVPFGRFLRSTSLDELPELINVLKGDMSLVGARPLLMEYLDRYTPEQARRHDVLPGITGWAQVNGRNGLSWEEKFDRDVWYVDNHSLWLDVKILWITFLKVFRREGISQEGQETMSKFQGSHLNQETELHNHVR; encoded by the coding sequence ATGACCAAACGTTTTTTTGACCTGTTCCTCACTCTTCCCGGTATCCTTTGTCTTTCTCCGCTGATACTGTTGACTGCTCTATTGGTAAGAGCCAGGATAGGTAAACCTATTCTCTTTATCCAGGAACGTCCCGGTCTGCACGGCAAACCATTTCGGATGTATAAATTTCGGACTATGACTGACGAAAGAGATACTGCTGGCAAATTACTTCCCGATGGCAAAAGGCTTGTCCCCTTTGGCCGCTTCCTGCGTAGTACCAGTCTGGATGAACTGCCCGAACTGATTAATGTCCTCAAAGGCGATATGAGTTTAGTAGGCGCTCGGCCTTTGCTTATGGAATACCTTGACCGCTACACGCCGGAGCAGGCGAGACGACATGATGTCCTGCCCGGCATTACCGGATGGGCCCAGGTAAACGGGAGAAATGGCCTCTCTTGGGAAGAAAAATTTGACCGGGATGTTTGGTATGTAGATAATCATTCGTTATGGCTGGATGTCAAAATACTCTGGATAACCTTCCTGAAAGTTTTCAGACGCGAGGGAATTAGCCAAGAGGGACAGGAAACAATGAGTAAATTTCAAGGTAGCCACCTCAACCAAGAAACTGAACTACACAATCATGTCAGATAG
- a CDS encoding RNA-binding domain-containing protein: MNIENLLKTGESQTIEFKKSFGRETIETLVAFANAQGGTVLIGVADDGTPCGVSVGKETLNEWLGQIKSATSPSIIPDIELVTLHDQPIVRIHINEYPVKPVNTKGRYFKRIATSNHQLSLSEITDLYLQSLQISWDAHEAPGASLDALSPDKIEKFIAQVNQSGRFMLDPSPLLALEKLKLISQGKPTWAAMLLFADEPLRHHIHIGRFKTSSIIIDDRQITDTLFKAVEQAMKYIIANIRVAFAFDGSLQRKERFSYPLAALREVLLNTVVHRDYTNPSDIQIKVFDNSITFFSPGKLYGDLTLAELETDSYSSHLRNKLIAEAFYLTKNIEKYGSGFVRIRKELAEYPDLRFRIEEVGSGLLVSFELTEDAPPITPRSPPDHPPITELEQKILELLQKNPKASSRELADLLSMRSDTIKEYFGRLKAKGVLRREGSARSGQWIVLQNVEKR, encoded by the coding sequence GTGAACATTGAAAATCTCTTAAAAACCGGAGAATCCCAGACCATCGAATTCAAAAAATCCTTTGGTCGTGAGACCATAGAAACACTGGTAGCCTTTGCCAACGCTCAAGGCGGGACAGTGTTGATCGGCGTAGCGGATGACGGCACTCCCTGCGGTGTATCTGTGGGCAAAGAAACACTCAACGAGTGGCTCGGTCAGATTAAGTCCGCTACAAGTCCTTCAATTATTCCGGATATAGAACTCGTTACCCTGCATGATCAACCGATTGTCAGAATTCATATTAATGAGTATCCGGTAAAACCGGTCAACACAAAGGGACGCTATTTTAAGCGAATCGCCACCTCAAATCATCAGCTCTCGTTAAGCGAGATCACAGACCTCTATCTTCAGTCATTACAGATTTCCTGGGATGCCCATGAAGCTCCGGGAGCATCACTGGATGCCTTGTCTCCGGACAAGATTGAAAAGTTTATCGCCCAAGTAAACCAGAGTGGTCGTTTCATGTTGGACCCCTCCCCTCTGCTGGCTTTAGAGAAACTCAAACTTATTTCCCAAGGAAAGCCGACTTGGGCGGCCATGCTCTTGTTTGCCGATGAACCGTTGCGGCATCATATTCATATCGGACGTTTCAAAACATCAAGCATAATTATTGACGACCGACAGATTACCGACACCCTGTTCAAGGCTGTGGAACAGGCCATGAAGTATATCATTGCCAATATCCGCGTGGCGTTTGCATTTGACGGGAGTTTGCAGCGGAAAGAACGGTTTTCCTATCCTCTGGCAGCCTTGCGTGAGGTGTTGCTCAATACTGTTGTCCATCGGGATTATACCAACCCTTCTGATATTCAGATCAAGGTCTTTGATAACAGCATTACTTTTTTCAGTCCGGGGAAACTCTACGGTGATTTAACTCTTGCCGAGCTGGAGACGGACAGTTACTCGTCGCACCTGCGCAACAAGCTGATAGCCGAGGCATTTTATTTAACAAAGAATATTGAAAAATACGGAAGCGGTTTTGTCCGTATTCGGAAAGAACTGGCTGAATATCCTGACCTCCGTTTTCGCATTGAAGAAGTCGGTTCAGGGTTACTGGTCAGTTTTGAATTGACGGAAGATGCCCCCCCGATCACCCCCCGATCACCCCCCGATCACCCCCCGATCACCGAACTTGAACAGAAAATTTTAGAGCTGCTACAGAAAAACCCCAAAGCCAGCAGCAGGGAACTTGCTGATCTGCTGTCCATGCGTTCTGATACGATCAAGGAGTATTTCGGACGATTGAAGGCAAAAGGAGTATTGAGGCGTGAGGGGAGTGCGCGTTCAGGGCAGTGGATTGTTTTGCAGAATGTGGAGAAAAGGTAA
- a CDS encoding DUF6515 family protein — MIPRQQHLEQGRGNGKRNSSRPAKVCSVAFLSIGLCLSQLSPVFARNGFNGPVVPGYPSPRVARPVARPVAPVPRPVRSVAPARRVFPGPRVRPVVRRPPVVRRPLPVGRVLRALPLGYAAIMLANSLYYYHGGSFYRQGPGGYVVIEAPVGAVVPTLPANYSFLIIDGVRYYTHAGVYYLQVPEGYQVVADPSRATPQPVVSNKVVVTSNMLNVRSGPSRQYYITNRVYYGNLLLVLQRQVDWLYVQLPDNSRGWVMTRFTEPVRQRVDG, encoded by the coding sequence ATGATACCGCGTCAACAGCATCTTGAGCAAGGTAGAGGTAATGGCAAGAGGAATTCGTCTCGACCCGCAAAGGTCTGTTCGGTTGCCTTTCTGTCTATAGGATTATGTCTTTCCCAGCTTTCTCCCGTTTTTGCCCGCAACGGTTTTAATGGTCCTGTGGTGCCAGGTTATCCGTCGCCACGGGTAGCTCGTCCAGTAGCTCGTCCAGTAGCGCCGGTTCCCCGGCCTGTTCGCTCAGTGGCTCCTGCTCGGCGTGTTTTTCCAGGGCCACGGGTTCGTCCGGTTGTTCGTCGTCCTCCCGTGGTACGGCGTCCTTTGCCCGTCGGAAGAGTATTACGGGCCCTGCCGTTGGGATATGCAGCAATTATGTTGGCCAACAGTCTGTATTACTACCATGGAGGAAGTTTTTATCGCCAAGGTCCTGGCGGATATGTTGTTATTGAGGCCCCGGTCGGGGCTGTGGTCCCGACATTGCCTGCCAACTACAGCTTCCTCATTATCGATGGGGTACGATATTATACCCATGCAGGAGTATATTATCTGCAAGTTCCTGAGGGCTATCAGGTTGTAGCGGATCCGAGCAGGGCGACCCCGCAACCGGTTGTGAGTAATAAGGTCGTTGTGACGTCAAATATGCTCAATGTTCGCTCGGGCCCTAGTCGTCAATATTATATCACCAACAGGGTCTATTACGGTAATCTCCTGTTGGTTCTCCAGAGGCAAGTGGATTGGCTCTATGTGCAGTTACCCGATAATAGTCGGGGCTGGGTGATGACGAGATTTACCGAGCCTGTGAGACAACGTGTCGATGGGTAG
- the zwf gene encoding glucose-6-phosphate dehydrogenase, with product MEKRSCDFIIFGIMGDLAQRKLLPSLYQLEKAGMLNYDTRVIGVARHDLDQQAFLVEMRKRLETFVEEPLDQAAAEQLLARMQYVLVNLDRPEQYTRLCQVTNQQCRVMVNYFSVAPSLFGDICTGLDHAGLISPETRVVLEKPIGRNLVTSRQINDLVARFFHEDQVYRIDHYLGKETVMNLLALRFANSIFTTNWDHNTIDHVQITVAEQVGIEGRWGYFDTSGQLRDMVQNHLMQILTLVAMEPPVNLHDESLRNEKLKVLKALRPITTKNIERKVVRGQYGPGFIRGKPVPGYLEEAGGDPMSTTETFVAIRVDIDNWRWAGVPFYLRTGKAMATKRSEVVINYKQLPHNIFTDSYRCLPANKLVIRLQPDEGVEIEMLNKAPGIGDGIHLQRTMLDLSFSEAFKKERVAGAYERLILDVMQGTQALFIHRDEVEYSWTWIDSIQEAWQKSNESPKQYPAGTWGPVASVALLARDGREWEE from the coding sequence ATGGAGAAACGATCCTGCGATTTTATCATCTTCGGTATTATGGGGGATCTGGCCCAGCGCAAACTCCTGCCTTCACTCTATCAGCTGGAGAAGGCAGGGATGCTCAACTACGATACCAGGGTTATCGGGGTAGCCCGCCACGATCTTGATCAACAGGCCTTTCTGGTCGAGATGCGAAAGAGGTTGGAGACGTTTGTTGAGGAACCCCTTGATCAGGCAGCTGCGGAGCAACTCCTGGCCCGGATGCAGTACGTATTGGTTAATCTTGATCGTCCAGAACAGTATACTCGTCTCTGCCAGGTCACCAATCAGCAATGCCGGGTGATGGTGAATTATTTTTCCGTTGCCCCCTCCTTGTTCGGGGATATCTGCACCGGTCTGGACCATGCCGGTTTAATCAGCCCGGAGACCCGGGTGGTCTTGGAAAAACCCATCGGACGTAATCTGGTCACCTCCCGCCAGATCAACGATTTGGTGGCCAGGTTTTTTCATGAAGATCAGGTTTATCGGATTGATCATTACCTGGGCAAGGAGACCGTGATGAACCTGCTGGCCCTGCGTTTTGCCAATTCTATCTTTACCACGAACTGGGACCATAACACCATCGATCATGTCCAGATTACCGTGGCAGAGCAGGTGGGGATTGAGGGCCGTTGGGGGTATTTTGATACGTCTGGCCAGCTGCGGGACATGGTGCAGAATCATCTGATGCAGATCCTGACCTTGGTTGCTATGGAGCCACCGGTCAACCTGCATGACGAAAGCCTGCGCAATGAAAAATTGAAGGTGCTCAAGGCTCTGCGCCCGATTACAACGAAAAATATCGAGCGGAAGGTGGTGCGGGGGCAGTACGGCCCAGGTTTTATTCGGGGCAAGCCCGTTCCCGGTTATCTGGAGGAGGCTGGGGGAGATCCAATGTCCACTACCGAGACCTTTGTCGCCATCCGGGTGGATATCGACAATTGGCGTTGGGCTGGCGTGCCTTTTTATCTTCGGACGGGCAAGGCAATGGCCACCAAACGTTCTGAGGTGGTGATCAACTATAAGCAGCTGCCCCACAACATTTTTACTGATTCCTATCGCTGTTTACCAGCCAATAAGCTGGTGATTCGCCTCCAGCCCGACGAAGGGGTGGAGATAGAGATGCTGAATAAGGCGCCGGGAATCGGGGACGGCATCCATCTTCAGCGTACCATGCTGGATCTCAGTTTTTCCGAGGCCTTTAAAAAGGAGCGGGTTGCCGGTGCCTATGAACGTCTTATTTTAGATGTGATGCAGGGGACGCAGGCCCTGTTCATTCATCGGGATGAGGTCGAGTATTCCTGGACCTGGATTGATTCTATTCAGGAGGCCTGGCAGAAGTCCAATGAGTCGCCCAAGCAATACCCGGCAGGCACCTGGGGGCCAGTGGCTTCGGTGGCCCTGTTGGCACGCGATGGGCGGGAATGGGAGGAGTGA
- a CDS encoding glycosyltransferase family 4 protein — MIKCIHFIPFDGVGGVETAARSCIMKGASAKEVDLRLMCLVGWASFKEKSDQDKNKIFAFTIVRSLARLRTHLNNPIAHFWALLTLIRQKPDVLICSLWRTLFAGILYKLLCPKVKLVCFLHSAGTTNLIDKLINHCGMAVADAIWADSKTTITIRVPSRLTSRKPLRVISFILSRIIPPHSLPKNNPFFVYWGRLNYWKGIDRALQVFANIHQTIPTASFFIYGSDDGEEANLKKLVRKLGISNSVHFLGLQEFKEIKNSSHNYSFYLQLSRKEGMALSVIEAMQLGLVPIVAPVGEIKNYCQDSKNSLIIKDIDTATQRILSLLKDTENYCELQKNALSSWRNPLLYADDIAIAIQDVVR; from the coding sequence ATGATCAAATGTATTCATTTCATCCCATTTGATGGTGTCGGAGGAGTAGAGACAGCAGCACGTTCATGTATCATGAAAGGAGCTTCAGCGAAAGAGGTTGATCTTCGTTTAATGTGCCTTGTAGGATGGGCATCTTTTAAAGAGAAGAGTGATCAGGATAAAAACAAAATTTTTGCGTTTACCATAGTACGTTCACTCGCTCGCCTTCGTACCCATCTTAATAATCCCATAGCACATTTTTGGGCTTTATTAACATTGATCCGGCAGAAACCCGATGTCCTCATATGCTCGCTGTGGCGAACCTTATTCGCAGGTATTTTATACAAGCTGCTGTGTCCCAAGGTCAAACTTGTCTGTTTTTTACATTCCGCCGGAACAACAAATCTTATTGATAAATTAATAAACCATTGTGGAATGGCCGTTGCTGATGCAATCTGGGCTGACTCCAAAACAACAATTACTATCCGTGTGCCTTCCCGACTAACCTCCCGAAAACCGTTGCGGGTTATCTCGTTTATCCTGAGCCGTATAATTCCTCCTCATAGCCTACCGAAAAATAATCCATTTTTCGTATATTGGGGGAGGCTAAATTATTGGAAAGGTATTGACCGGGCACTTCAAGTCTTTGCCAATATTCATCAGACAATTCCTACAGCCTCTTTCTTTATATATGGCTCTGATGACGGAGAAGAAGCAAACTTAAAAAAACTTGTTCGGAAACTTGGAATTTCAAACAGTGTTCACTTTCTGGGACTTCAAGAGTTTAAAGAAATTAAAAACAGTTCCCATAACTATTCATTCTACTTACAGTTAAGTCGAAAAGAAGGTATGGCTCTGTCAGTTATTGAAGCTATGCAGCTAGGACTGGTACCTATAGTCGCACCTGTAGGGGAAATAAAAAATTATTGCCAGGACTCAAAAAATTCTCTGATAATTAAAGATATTGACACTGCTACTCAGAGAATACTTTCTCTCTTGAAAGACACTGAGAACTATTGTGAATTACAAAAAAACGCCCTTTCCTCCTGGAGGAACCCATTATTATATGCTGATGATATTGCAATAGCTATACAGGATGTTGTACGTTGA
- a CDS encoding glycosyltransferase family 4 protein, producing the protein MKKILIIGAYPPSLVNFRGDFISTLVQSGHQVTAMAAPASQETIIQLQSLGADFRAFPIQRNGLNPWNDFKTFISLYKIFCQEKPDIVFAYTIKPVIFGGFAISCLNKNVPFYALITGLGYVFEGKNTQRRLLRKIASWLYNLSLRKATRVIFQNYDNQEKFVKKHIVSADKCAVVDGSGVDIKHFQVAQMKAGKPIFLLIARLLQEKGIREYTRAARKVKERYPDAVFNVLGPEDPSPDGVSITKIQAWHDKGIIQYLGVTDDVRPFLTSCHAYVLPSYHEGMPRSVLEAMATGRPVLTTDTPGCRETVIQGENGFLVPVRNAEALAERMTWFIEHPEEWKRMGKRSREIAEEKFDVQKINKELMAIMGLEQSNTNPTFYKKIKNI; encoded by the coding sequence ATGAAAAAAATTTTAATTATAGGGGCATACCCTCCATCATTGGTTAATTTTCGAGGAGATTTTATAAGTACCCTCGTACAATCAGGCCACCAAGTCACAGCAATGGCAGCTCCTGCTTCCCAAGAAACTATCATACAACTGCAATCTCTTGGTGCTGATTTCCGTGCATTTCCTATACAACGTAATGGCCTGAATCCTTGGAATGACTTTAAGACATTTATCTCCCTGTACAAAATATTTTGTCAGGAAAAGCCCGATATTGTTTTTGCCTATACAATCAAACCTGTTATCTTCGGAGGTTTTGCTATATCCTGCCTAAACAAAAATGTTCCATTCTATGCGTTAATTACAGGACTTGGATATGTTTTTGAAGGAAAAAATACCCAGCGAAGGCTACTTCGCAAAATAGCTTCATGGCTATACAACCTCTCTTTACGAAAGGCAACCCGAGTTATTTTTCAAAATTATGATAACCAAGAAAAATTCGTTAAGAAACATATCGTTTCTGCGGATAAATGCGCTGTCGTTGACGGCTCTGGTGTAGATATTAAACATTTTCAGGTGGCACAAATGAAGGCGGGTAAACCCATTTTTTTACTCATCGCTCGTCTTCTTCAGGAAAAAGGAATCAGGGAATATACCCGTGCAGCCCGAAAAGTAAAGGAGCGATACCCAGATGCCGTCTTTAATGTACTCGGCCCAGAAGATCCTTCGCCAGATGGAGTGTCTATAACAAAAATTCAGGCTTGGCACGATAAAGGAATAATACAATACTTGGGGGTAACCGACGATGTTCGCCCCTTTCTTACCTCCTGCCATGCTTATGTGTTACCTTCGTATCATGAAGGGATGCCTCGAAGTGTTTTGGAAGCAATGGCCACAGGTCGGCCTGTTTTAACGACAGATACACCGGGATGTCGGGAAACCGTCATTCAGGGCGAAAATGGTTTCTTAGTTCCTGTAAGAAATGCCGAGGCCCTCGCAGAACGTATGACTTGGTTTATTGAGCATCCCGAAGAATGGAAGCGTATGGGAAAACGAAGCAGAGAAATAGCAGAAGAAAAATTTGATGTACAAAAAATCAATAAGGAGCTAATGGCAATTATGGGGCTTGAACAATCCAACACCAACCCGACTTTTTATAAAAAAATTAAAAATATATAA
- a CDS encoding LL-diaminopimelate aminotransferase, translating to MLKINEHYLKLQASYLFSDIAKRVTAFQEANPNKDIIRLGIGDVTHGLPKACIAAFHRAVDEMAEDSSFRGYGPEQGYAFLREAIAKHDFQARGADISPDEVFISDGAKCDTGNIQELFSRDARIAIPDPVYPVYLDTNVMAGRTGTFSDGRYQGMVYLDSTHENNYVPDLPTEPVDLIYLCFPNNPTGSTASKEELKKWVDYAKENKALILFDAAYEAFIRDDSLPRSIFEIEGAKEVAIEFRSFSKNAGFTGTRCAYTVVPKECRAFDSAGNTQAIHPLWNRRHCTKFNGVSYPVQRAAEAVYSDEGQAQINELVNSYLENADLIAKAIGELGFAYAGAANSPYVWIQGQRDSWDFFDMLLNEAGVVCTPGEGFGKCGQGYIRLSAFNSRENVITAMERIQKALA from the coding sequence ATGCTGAAAATAAATGAACATTATCTGAAACTCCAGGCCTCGTACCTCTTTTCCGATATTGCGAAACGAGTAACGGCCTTTCAGGAAGCCAACCCGAATAAAGATATCATCCGCTTAGGAATCGGTGATGTCACCCATGGACTGCCCAAGGCCTGTATTGCGGCCTTCCACCGGGCGGTTGATGAAATGGCAGAAGACAGCAGCTTTCGCGGCTACGGCCCTGAACAGGGCTACGCCTTCCTGCGCGAGGCCATCGCGAAACATGATTTCCAGGCCAGAGGCGCTGATATCAGCCCGGATGAGGTCTTTATCTCTGATGGGGCAAAATGCGATACCGGAAATATTCAGGAACTCTTCAGTAGAGATGCCCGGATCGCCATCCCGGACCCGGTCTACCCGGTCTATCTGGACACCAATGTTATGGCTGGCCGCACAGGCACTTTCAGCGACGGCCGCTATCAGGGCATGGTCTACCTTGACTCAACCCATGAGAATAACTACGTCCCAGATCTCCCTACAGAACCGGTTGACCTGATCTACCTCTGTTTCCCCAATAACCCCACCGGCTCCACAGCCAGCAAGGAAGAACTGAAAAAATGGGTGGATTATGCCAAGGAGAACAAGGCCCTGATCCTCTTTGATGCGGCCTATGAGGCCTTTATCCGGGATGACTCTCTGCCCCGCTCCATCTTTGAGATTGAGGGTGCAAAAGAAGTGGCCATTGAGTTCCGCTCCTTTTCCAAGAATGCCGGTTTTACCGGGACCCGTTGCGCCTACACCGTTGTTCCCAAGGAGTGTCGGGCCTTTGACAGTGCAGGCAATACGCAGGCGATCCACCCTCTCTGGAATCGACGCCACTGCACCAAGTTCAACGGGGTTTCCTATCCTGTCCAGCGAGCTGCTGAGGCGGTATACTCTGATGAGGGACAGGCCCAGATTAACGAACTGGTCAACTCCTATCTTGAAAACGCAGACCTGATCGCCAAGGCAATCGGGGAACTGGGCTTTGCATATGCTGGAGCAGCCAACTCTCCCTATGTCTGGATCCAGGGCCAGCGTGATTCCTGGGACTTCTTTGATATGCTGCTGAACGAGGCCGGAGTAGTTTGCACTCCGGGTGAAGGCTTTGGGAAATGCGGGCAGGGATATATTCGTCTTTCTGCCTTCAATTCCCGTGAGAATGTAATT